The Brevibacillus humidisoli DNA segment GCATTGGATGCCTTGCGAAGCAGGTAGGGTTGAAAGAAGTATGGAATGGAAGAACTCATCCGAACGGCACGAGCTATCGGGAATGTCTCCGGGTTTAGCTGAAAGTCGACTAAATCATCTGGCAGCACCAGCATCCGATTATCTGAGATGTCCGAAACGATTACCTTCAACTTCCCCGTGGGCAAATCACCAAACGTGCAGATCCCTTTGCGCCGCAGCAAATCACCCACAAATCGCTCGATCGGCTGACCGGGATATAATCCTTTTTTGGTCAACAACTCCCAGGCAGGACCGATAAGCGGCACTCGCCGCAACCATCCACGCCGCACCAGCAGGGATTGATAGTTAAATCGCTCAAAAATGTGGTACAGTTCATGACTGGTGTATCCCGCACTCAGCAGGGCGGCAACAATCGAGCCGGCAGAGGTACCAGCTACTTTTTCCCATCTATATCCATGCTCCTCCATCACCTGGAGTGCACCAATAAAAGCAATCCCTTTTACTCCCCCACCTTCAAAAACCGCATCCGCATTCAATCGCCTCCACCCCCTCTTCTTATCATAATCGGGTGAAGGTTTTCCTGTCTCATCCTTTTTGGCGCAAAAAAACACAGATCCTGACGATCTGTGCAAGCAAGGTCTATCCCTCCGCGCCCTCTTCTTCGCGGCGGATCCGCTGCAGCTCCGCCGCCCTTGCCGGATCTTGCTGAAAGTACTGCACCAGGTATTCAATACAAGTAATCGATTCCCAACTGAGATGGTGCTCGATTCCTTCGACATCCTTGTAGATGTGTTCCTCGTCAACGCCGATCAGGCGTAGAAACTCTTCCAACAATGTGTGCCGGTCCACTAGACGCTTGCCAACTTTTTTCCCCTTTGGTGTCAGCACCAACCCACGGTACTTTTCATACACCAGGTATTTGTCCTTGTCCAATTTCTGTACCATTTTCGTAACGGAAGATGGGTGTACTTCCA contains these protein-coding regions:
- a CDS encoding patatin-like phospholipase family protein, whose translation is MNADAVFEGGGVKGIAFIGALQVMEEHGYRWEKVAGTSAGSIVAALLSAGYTSHELYHIFERFNYQSLLVRRGWLRRVPLIGPAWELLTKKGLYPGQPIERFVGDLLRRKGICTFGDLPTGKLKVIVSDISDNRMLVLPDDLVDFQLNPETFPIARAVRMSSSIPYFFQPYLLRKASNAVAHYTVDGGLLSNFPVWLFDVEQPRWPTFGFRLSSPSPSDMDRAPAPENRITGLISYSKALVTTMLDAHDRLFVEKAAAVRTIFIPTKGIRGTQFALASQIREEMYRSGRKAAEQFLQTWDFNKYVAAFRQPVPPAAQNKSGC
- the mntR gene encoding transcriptional regulator MntR; this encodes MPTPSMEDYLERIYNLIEEKGYARVSDIAEALEVHPSSVTKMVQKLDKDKYLVYEKYRGLVLTPKGKKVGKRLVDRHTLLEEFLRLIGVDEEHIYKDVEGIEHHLSWESITCIEYLVQYFQQDPARAAELQRIRREEEGAEG